The Syngnathus typhle isolate RoL2023-S1 ecotype Sweden linkage group LG6, RoL_Styp_1.0, whole genome shotgun sequence genome has a window encoding:
- the LOC133155809 gene encoding acetylcholinesterase-like, producing the protein MATHSGHMNFALLMLLSILSFTTQNDLVVNTSNGKVRGKYLPVLGGSIRTFLGIPYAKPPLGELRFRAPEPAERWEGVLDATNYANSCYQVPDTFYPGFKGAEMWNPNTKLSEDCLYLNVWTPFNQDSQSPLAPVLVWIYGGGFHSGTSSLDLYDGRYLSKVESVVVVSMNYRLGALGFLALPDNNIRGNAGLLDQRLALQWVANNIVAFGGDPSQVTIFGESAGSASVGYHLLSPGSHDLFQRAVMQSASPTAPWASVGKTDAYERSMMLATLIGCPTSSPAQLDICLQTTDPWVITTRQFNVLTERTILPFPFVPTVDGDFLPDEIQVLLQSNTLPKKEVLFGLNKNEGTYFLVYGMPGFNITSQSLITRMEFMEGVRLAMAGLDGVAETGAIFHYTDWTDEHNRMKNRDSLGDLVGDRFFVCPLLEFAHRYSQQGGKMFQYFFDHQSSLNPWPAWMGILHGYEIEFVFGMPLNETWGYTMMEVDMTKKFLKHWGNFARTGNPGIDGVAWPLFTPEGQEYLTLNSDLPEKRSMLRAKDCYLWNKVMPGIQKISDEREACMTANGIMLHYNFTFLLISFFIMSVCW; encoded by the exons ATGGCGACACATTCAGGACACATGAACTTTGCTCTTCTCATGCTGCTTTCCATTCTGTCATTCACCACACAGAATGACCTTGTAGTCAATACTAGCAATGGGAAAGTTAGAGGAAAATATCTTCCCGTGCTCGGTGGTAGTATCCGAACCTTTCTTGGAATTCCTTATGCAAAACCACCTCTTGGCGAACTGCGATTCAGAGCTCCAGAGCCTGCAGAAAGATGGGAGGGAGTGTTAGATGCCACCAACTATGCAAATTCTTGCTACCAGGTTCCGGATACATTCTATCCAG GTTTTAAGGGTGCCGAGATGTGGAACCCAAACACTAAGCTGAGTGAGGACTGTCTATATCTAAATGTCTGGACCCCTTTCAACCAAGATAGTCAGAGTCCACTGGCTCCTGTCCTTGTCTGGATCTATGGAGGGGGGTTTCATTCAGGAACATCCTCTCTGGACCTTTATGATGGCCGCTACCTAAGTAAAGTTgaaagtgttgttgtggtatCAATGAATTATAG ACTAGGTGcacttggtttcttggcgttgCCTGACAACAACATCCGGGGCAATGCAGGTCTCCTGGACCAGCGGTTAGCTCTTCAATGGGTAGCCAATAATATTGTCGCTTTTGGGGGTGATCCGTCACAG GTCACAATTTTTGGGGAAAGCGCTGGGTCTGCATCTGTCGGCTACCATCTCCTCTCCCCAGGTAGTCATGACCTTTTTCAAAGAGCTGTCATGCAGAGTGCTTCTCCAACTGCACCATGGGCCTCAGTCGGCAAGACTGATGCCTATGAAAG GTCCATGATGCTGGCAACTTTAATCGGCTGCCCCACATCTTCTCCAGCTCAACTGGACATCTGTTTACAAACGACTGATCCTTGGGTGATAACCACACGGCAATTTAATGTTCTCACAGAACGTACAATATTGCCTTTTCCCTTTGTACCTACTGTGGATGGGGACTTCCTACCTGATGAAATTCAA gtgttgctgcagagtaaTACACTTCCAAAGAAAGAAGTGTTATTTGGGTTAAACAAGAATGAAGGGACGTACTTTTTAGTTTATGGGATGCCAGGATTTAACATCACCAGCCAGAGTCTCATCACCAGGATGGAGTTCATGGAAGGAGTGCGGCTTGCTATGGCAGGCTTAGACGGTGTTGCAGAAACAGGAGCGATTTTCCACTACACCGATTGGACGGATGAGCATAATAGGATGAAAAACCGTGACTCCCTGGGGGATCTGGTTGGAGACCGATTTTTTGTTTGTCCTTTGTTAGAGTTTGCTCACAG GTACTCACAACAGGGCGGTAAAATGTTCCAATATTTTTTTGACCACCAATCTTCCTTAAATCCTTGGCCAGCATGGATGGGTATTTTACATGGTTACGAGATAGAGTTTGTGTTTGGAATGCCACTGAATGAAACATGGGGATACACAATGATGGAAGTGGACATGACCAAGAAGTTTCTGAAACACTGGGGCAACTTTGCAAGGACGGG AAATCCAGGAATTGACGGGGTTGCATGGCCCTTGTTCACCCCTGAAGGCCAAGAGTATCTCACACTGAACTCTGACCTTCCAGAAAAACGAAGTATGCTGAGAGCCAAAGACTGTTACTTGTGGAATAAAGTGATGCCGGGAATACAGAAGATTTCAG ATGAGCGAGAGGCTTGTATGACTGCAAATGGAATAATGCTCCACTACAATTTCACGTttcttttgatttcattttttatcaTGTCAGTCTGTTGGTAA